A portion of the Lolium rigidum isolate FL_2022 chromosome 1, APGP_CSIRO_Lrig_0.1, whole genome shotgun sequence genome contains these proteins:
- the LOC124652663 gene encoding cytochrome P450 CYP72A219-like yields MLLPMLLYAVTIAVLACVVLEWAWWRPRRLDRALRSQGLRGTAYRSLAGDAPLNEQLNRDARSWTMPLRRHDIVPRAMPLFDRVMKEHGKMSITWLGPVPRVTITKPELVREVLSTKAGQFEKVKLGRLQRMLHNGVGSHEGEKWAKHRRIMNPAFHLEKLKRMLPAFAACCTELVHGWEGLAAGDAPCEVDVWPDMQNLTGDVISRAAFGSSYLEGRRIFQLQAEQIELTVLAMNKIHVPGYLFLPTRANRRMKQVAAEIERILKGIIARREHALKAGLAGGSDDDLLGLLMESNMAHCRGDDKSNAGITTDDVIGECKLFYIAGSETTSVLLTWTMVVLSMHPDWQDRAREEVLRVFGASTTPDYDGLSRLRIVTMVLYEVLRLYTPLTALQRKTYRPTELGGIRYPAGVVLMLPLLSVHHDKDVWGADADEFRPDRFAEGISKASADAPAFFPFGWGPRICIGQNFALLEAKMGLAMILQRFSFDLSPSYAHAPFAVGPLLQPQHGAQVILKRHQ; encoded by the exons ATGCTGCTGCCGATGCTGCTGTACGCGGTCACGATCGCGGTCCTGGCTTGCGTAGTGCTGGAGTGGGCGTGGTGGAGGCCCCGTCGGCTGGACCGGGCGCTGCGGTCGCAGGGCCTCCGCGGCACAGCATACCGCTCCCTGGCTGGCGACGCACCCCTGAACGAGCAGCTCAACCGGGATGCCAGGTCCTGGACCATGCCGCTGCGCCGCCACGACATCGTGCCGCGGGCGATGCCGTTGTTCGACCGGGTGATGAAGGAGCATG GTAAAATGTCGATCACCTGGTTAGGACCGGTGCCTAGAGTGACGATCACCAAGCCGGAGCTTGTGCGAGAAGTCCTTTCCACCAAGGCTGGACAATTTGAGAAGGTCAAATTGGGCCGGCTTCAGAGAATGTTGCACAACGGTGTAGGTAGCCATGAAGGCGAGAAATGGGCAAAACACAGGAGAATCATGAACCCTGCCTTCCATCTGGAGAAGCTTAAG CGCATGCTGCCGGCTTTCGCAGCATGTTGCACGGAGTTGGTGCACGGATGGGAAGGTTTGGCCGCAGGTGATGCGCCCTGCGAGGTAGATGTGTGGCCTGACATGCAGAACCTGACAGGGGATGTCATCTCCCGTGCTGCGTTCGGTAGCAGCTACCTGGAAGGCAGGAGGATCTTCCAGCTTCAAGCGGAGCAGATCGAGCTCACCGTGCTGGCCATGAACAAGATACATGTCCCTGGTTACTT GTTCTTGCCTACCAGAGCCAACCGAAGGATGAAGCAGGTCGCTGCAGAGATTGAAAGGATCCTAAAAGGAATCATCGCGAGAAGAGAGCACGCCTTGAAAGCCGGTTTGGcgggcggcagcgacgacgaccttCTGGGGCTGCTAATGGAGTCGAACATGGCGCACTGCAGGGGGGACGACAAGTCGAACGCCGGCATCACAACCGACGACGTGATCGGAGAGTGCAAGCTTTTCTACATCGCCGGTTCGGAGACCACGTCGGTGTTGCTCACGTGGACCATGGTCGTGCTCTCCATGCACCCAGATTGGCAGGACCGCGCCAGGGAGGAGGTCCTGCGTGTTTTCGGCGCCAGCACGACCCCGGATTACGACGGATTAAGTCGCCTGAGAATC GTGACCATGGTGTTGTACGAGGTGCTGCGTCTGTATACGCCGCTCACGGCGCTCCAGCGGAAGACGTACAGACCGACGGAACTCGGCGGCATCAGGTACCCCGCGGGCGTAGTGCTCATGCTGCCGCTGCTGTCCGTGCACCACGACAAGGATGTTTGGGGCGCGGACGCCGACGAGTTCAGGCCAGACAGGTTCGCtgaggggatctccaaggcgtcCGCCGACGCACCTGCCTTCTTCCCGTTCGGCTGGGGGCCGCGGATCTGCATCGGCCAGAACTTCGCCCTGCTCGAGGCCAAAATGGGACTTGCCATGATCCTGCAGCGCTTCTCCTTCGACCTCTCACCATCCTACGCACACGCTCCCTTCGCCGTCGGCCCATTGCTGCAGCCACAGCACGGCGCGCAAGTCATACTGAAGAGGCACCAGTAA